Proteins encoded by one window of Monoglobus pectinilyticus:
- a CDS encoding sigma-E processing peptidase SpoIIGA: protein MTIYIDTLYLSNFLINSLIIFAASIIIRFRTTILRLALGSAISALYSVIMFFPHTYLLYTLLGRILFTVLFVMIFYKCNTFIKLIKHTLVFFIVSLLFSGFVYFIAYQISIKDTSIISNGVPYLDLNITTLISLVIAAYLIILAFIKICSRNLSRNKIIQSAELILMNKKYKLNILMDTGCELIEPLSGKPVILIGGEKNSYTFLENEHIKYRLVKISTVSKNNDNLIPVFEPEHITTKYGKYYFDKKNCYVGFVNTEFCSDGLYNAIASPDAFTEKNNKYIFRGKNNVPKTKKVLKTALSKLCFKKGWQSFLRRRKRHSASSAE from the coding sequence TTGACCATATACATAGATACTTTATATTTAAGCAATTTTTTGATTAACTCTTTAATAATTTTTGCAGCAAGCATAATTATTAGATTTAGAACCACGATATTGAGACTGGCACTAGGTTCAGCAATATCAGCTCTATATTCTGTAATTATGTTTTTTCCGCATACATATTTGTTATATACTTTATTAGGCCGAATATTATTTACTGTTTTATTCGTAATGATATTTTATAAGTGCAACACTTTTATTAAACTGATTAAACATACTTTGGTATTCTTTATAGTATCATTATTGTTTTCGGGATTTGTTTATTTTATAGCATATCAAATTTCTATAAAAGATACATCTATAATCTCAAACGGGGTACCATACTTGGACTTAAACATTACAACTCTTATATCATTAGTTATAGCTGCCTATTTGATTATTCTCGCTTTTATAAAAATATGCAGCAGAAACCTAAGCCGAAATAAAATAATACAAAGCGCTGAATTGATATTGATGAATAAAAAATACAAACTAAATATTTTAATGGACACAGGATGTGAGCTAATTGAACCGCTAAGCGGAAAACCTGTTATTTTAATCGGCGGCGAAAAAAACTCATATACATTTTTAGAAAACGAACATATAAAATATAGGCTGGTTAAAATATCTACTGTATCCAAAAATAATGATAACTTAATACCGGTATTTGAACCCGAACATATAACAACAAAATATGGAAAATATTATTTTGACAAAAAAAATTGCTATGTTGGGTTCGTAAATACAGAGTTTTGCAGCGATGGTCTGTATAATGCAATTGCAAGCCCGGACGCCTTTACAGAAAAAAATAATAAATATATCTTCAGGGGGAAGAATAATGTACCAAAAACTAAAAAAGTACTTAAAACAGCTTTATCTAAACTTTGTTTCAAAAAAGGATGGCAAAGTTTTCTACGTAGGAGGAAGCGACACTCTGCCTCCTCCGCTGAATAA
- a CDS encoding branched-chain amino acid aminotransferase, producing MEITINKTQNPKAKPDMSNLPFGKYFSDHMFIMDYDEGKGWHDPRIVPYGPIELDPSAMVFHYAQEVFEGLKAYKSSDGHVRLFRPDKNFARLNVSNERLAIPQIDEALCLEGLKKLVELDKEWIPEQEGTSLYIRPFIIATDPFLGVKPSESYKFMIICSPSGLYYPEGLAPVKIYVEDSYVRAVRGGTGFTKTGGNYAGSIRAQVVAHEKGYSQVLWLDGVEQKYIEEVGSMNIFFKINGEVVTPALNGSILSGITRMSTIELLKSWGVPVSERKISIQEVSDAYDNGTLEECFGTGTAAIISPVGELSWDDKVMLINDNKIGEITQRIFDTITNIQTGKEEDKMGWVLKVD from the coding sequence GTGGAAATCACTATAAACAAAACGCAAAATCCTAAGGCAAAGCCTGATATGAGTAATTTGCCGTTTGGAAAGTATTTTTCAGATCATATGTTCATTATGGACTATGACGAAGGAAAGGGCTGGCATGATCCGAGAATTGTCCCATATGGACCAATTGAACTTGACCCGTCTGCTATGGTTTTCCACTATGCACAAGAGGTATTTGAAGGTTTAAAAGCATATAAATCTTCTGATGGACATGTTCGTTTGTTTAGACCGGACAAAAATTTTGCCAGACTAAATGTTTCTAATGAAAGACTGGCAATTCCGCAAATTGATGAAGCTTTATGTCTTGAAGGTTTAAAAAAGCTTGTAGAATTAGACAAAGAATGGATTCCTGAGCAGGAAGGCACGTCTTTATATATTAGACCGTTTATTATTGCTACCGATCCATTTTTAGGTGTTAAACCATCCGAGTCATATAAGTTTATGATTATATGCTCGCCGAGCGGTTTGTATTATCCTGAAGGTTTAGCTCCTGTAAAAATATATGTTGAGGATTCTTATGTTCGTGCGGTTCGCGGCGGAACAGGATTTACTAAGACTGGCGGTAACTATGCAGGCAGTATTAGAGCTCAGGTTGTTGCTCATGAGAAGGGATATTCTCAGGTTCTTTGGCTTGACGGTGTTGAACAGAAATATATTGAAGAAGTAGGTTCTATGAACATATTCTTTAAAATCAATGGTGAAGTTGTTACTCCTGCTCTAAACGGAAGTATTTTGAGCGGTATAACCAGAATGTCTACTATTGAACTTTTGAAGTCTTGGGGAGTTCCGGTATCTGAAAGAAAAATATCAATCCAGGAAGTATCCGACGCTTATGATAACGGTACTCTTGAAGAGTGTTTCGGAACCGGTACCGCAGCTATTATTTCTCCGGTTGGTGAGCTTAGCTGGGATGATAAAGTTATGTTGATAAATGATAATAAAATCGGAGAGATTACTCAAAGAATTTTTGATACAATAACAAATATTCAGACCGGAAAAGAAGAAGATAAAATGGGCTGGGTTTTAAAAGTTGATTAA
- the malQ gene encoding 4-alpha-glucanotransferase encodes MERGSGILMHISSFPAKYGIGTMGKEAFQFVDFLKKSGQKYWQILPIGPTSFGDSPYQSFSTFAGNPYFIDFDLLREDGSLNLEDYSEIDWGNKPDRVDYEKIFKSRFKVLKAAYSRDRIRKKAEIDNFRFNHSYWIENYSLFMALKFDNNLKMYRNWNEDIVKRTPEAIINAYNDLNTEIDFWVYVQFLFYKQWYALKEYANMQGIKIIGDIPIYVAEDSADAWSHNEVLMLDSCGIPIKVAGCPPDGYAPKGQLWGNPLYNWDYLASTGYEWWIERLKAALKMYDVVRIDHFRAFDAFYAIDYGKPDATEGEWLKGPGVDFFNRLKEALGESPALIAEDLGTITDDVRALLKYSGFPGMKVMQFGFSPGENSDYLPHNYKNNSVVYIGTHDNDTLKGWFDSQPEEVQNFAVKYLRLNKDEGYNWGFIKNLLSTVANTAIVTMQDILNLGNDARMNTPSTLGGNWEWRLKSMDLLSDSLSSKLLEITNIYSR; translated from the coding sequence ATGGAGCGCGGAAGTGGAATATTAATGCATATTTCATCTTTCCCTGCAAAATACGGAATAGGTACAATGGGAAAGGAAGCTTTTCAATTTGTTGATTTTTTGAAAAAAAGCGGTCAAAAATATTGGCAGATCCTACCTATTGGTCCTACCAGTTTTGGAGACTCACCGTATCAATCATTTTCAACTTTTGCGGGTAATCCTTATTTTATAGATTTTGATTTGCTGCGCGAAGATGGTTCTTTAAATTTAGAGGATTATTCTGAAATTGATTGGGGAAACAAGCCTGACAGAGTTGATTATGAAAAAATATTTAAAAGCAGATTTAAGGTTCTTAAGGCTGCATACTCTAGAGACAGAATAAGAAAAAAGGCGGAAATAGATAATTTTAGATTTAATCATTCATATTGGATTGAAAATTATTCTTTGTTTATGGCCTTAAAGTTTGATAATAATCTGAAAATGTATCGAAATTGGAATGAGGATATAGTAAAAAGGACTCCTGAAGCAATTATTAATGCGTATAATGATTTAAATACTGAAATTGATTTTTGGGTATATGTACAGTTTTTATTTTATAAACAATGGTATGCGTTAAAAGAATATGCTAATATGCAGGGAATAAAAATTATTGGAGATATACCAATTTATGTAGCAGAAGACAGCGCAGACGCCTGGTCTCATAACGAGGTGCTTATGCTTGATAGCTGTGGTATTCCAATAAAAGTGGCAGGTTGCCCGCCGGATGGTTACGCACCCAAAGGTCAGCTTTGGGGAAATCCGCTCTATAATTGGGACTACCTAGCTTCAACCGGTTATGAATGGTGGATAGAACGTTTAAAAGCGGCTTTGAAAATGTATGATGTTGTTCGTATTGACCATTTTAGAGCTTTTGACGCTTTTTATGCAATAGATTATGGAAAACCTGACGCCACTGAGGGAGAGTGGCTTAAAGGTCCCGGAGTTGATTTCTTCAATAGGTTGAAAGAAGCTTTGGGTGAATCTCCCGCATTAATAGCGGAAGATTTAGGAACTATAACGGATGATGTTAGAGCCTTACTGAAATACAGTGGATTTCCCGGAATGAAAGTTATGCAGTTTGGCTTTTCTCCGGGAGAAAACAGTGATTATTTACCTCATAATTATAAAAATAATTCTGTTGTATATATCGGCACTCATGATAACGATACTCTAAAAGGATGGTTTGATTCACAACCTGAAGAAGTTCAAAATTTTGCGGTTAAATATCTTCGTCTGAATAAAGATGAGGGATACAATTGGGGATTTATAAAAAATTTATTATCAACTGTTGCGAATACAGCAATAGTAACGATGCAGGATATTCTGAACTTAGGAAATGATGCAAGAATGAATACGCCTTCAACACTGGGAGGAAATTGGGAGTGGAGATTAAAGTCTATGGATTTGCTTTCAGACTCTCTTTCTTCAAAACTTTTAGAAATTACTAATATTTATTCAAGGTAA
- a CDS encoding sialate O-acetylesterase: MGKKNIESNKGKSKRIWIYSIIGVLLVLTGVFLLSESQFDVNQIPNLFSEMKNMLFDKTENKVQIAEEMPAAKIKVYSEQTSVVEPDKITPSNLKSADGTYNAEGGANNLYDGDISTCSGSSSSWATLDAGELKTLSYIRYIPNTSSQIMGNTCVGTKFLASKDNKYFVELGTVNPDVNGDINLDWHTLEFSGYGEYRYFKVELSPYASFGEIEWVSDTGIIADENDKTDFSFMAFDAMEGFEGYTVLTIYNKDKILKCVETIDSDFKVGDYTKLEFSDIQLELGDYIRVITYDKQDMKMAVDLPLDYRFTEASSNLSVSNIYSDNMMFQADQELVVSGKGVCGSEVKAVIRNMDTGQEFSGSDIAKDISDWEINLGVFENGGNYELFISSEDEKLEFKNITFGDIWVFAGQSNMEFYLCGEKSGNELLNTKEGKKKSTTDKIRMINMYNIGYMGAAGEVENVPLNDWNEYWTELTPDRVSYMSAIAYYFSQGIKDRYDRNVGIISVAVGDTEINQWYPRGESFGKFTGDSGKLYNNRIYPFTNQKIKGILWYQGEADNYRTNMNAEEYSDAMAGLIDLYRQKWSSEDLPFYYVQLTRYETKDASEIREGQRIALQKVRNKKNVGMFGLLDIIGRYDQGEGCARTDIHPWQKEVVADRFLDYVGHDIYKDSEANTSGPVYQSKQKIDNTIVLTFKHKGKLKVMDKSQYADSVCEQKISASSTDTSILHEFWISDENGKFYPANARIENDKVVVWSDSVFNPTDVMYAWGAYPEMPNLTDDSGLPAVTFNTYNGSEVL, from the coding sequence ATGGGCAAAAAAAATATTGAATCAAACAAAGGAAAAAGCAAACGAATATGGATTTATTCTATTATTGGCGTGCTGTTGGTTTTGACTGGAGTTTTTTTATTAAGTGAATCTCAATTTGACGTAAATCAAATTCCTAATTTGTTTTCAGAGATGAAAAATATGCTGTTTGATAAAACAGAGAATAAAGTTCAAATTGCCGAGGAAATGCCTGCGGCTAAAATTAAGGTGTATTCAGAACAAACATCGGTTGTTGAGCCTGACAAAATAACTCCGTCTAATCTAAAGAGTGCTGATGGAACTTATAATGCTGAAGGCGGAGCTAATAATCTTTATGACGGAGATATTTCTACATGCTCAGGAAGTTCCAGTTCTTGGGCAACTCTAGATGCTGGAGAGTTAAAAACTCTTTCATATATAAGATATATACCAAACACTTCATCGCAAATCATGGGCAATACATGCGTCGGAACTAAATTTTTGGCTTCTAAGGATAATAAATATTTTGTTGAGCTGGGAACAGTTAATCCTGACGTTAACGGTGATATAAATTTAGATTGGCATACACTTGAGTTCAGCGGTTATGGAGAATACAGATATTTTAAAGTTGAGCTTTCTCCGTATGCGTCTTTTGGAGAAATTGAATGGGTAAGTGATACTGGTATAATCGCAGATGAAAATGATAAAACTGATTTTAGTTTTATGGCTTTTGACGCTATGGAAGGATTTGAAGGGTATACTGTCTTAACTATATATAATAAAGATAAAATATTAAAATGCGTGGAAACTATTGACTCTGATTTTAAGGTGGGTGATTATACAAAACTGGAATTTTCTGATATTCAATTAGAGCTTGGGGATTACATACGAGTAATAACATATGATAAGCAGGATATGAAAATGGCGGTTGACTTACCTTTGGATTATCGCTTTACGGAGGCGTCTTCAAATTTATCGGTTTCAAATATATATAGCGATAATATGATGTTTCAGGCAGATCAGGAACTCGTGGTATCAGGAAAAGGAGTGTGCGGTTCTGAAGTTAAAGCGGTTATTAGAAACATGGATACGGGACAAGAATTTTCGGGAAGCGATATTGCCAAAGATATTTCCGACTGGGAGATAAATTTAGGAGTTTTTGAAAACGGCGGAAATTATGAACTTTTTATATCGTCTGAAGATGAAAAGTTAGAATTTAAGAATATAACCTTTGGTGATATATGGGTTTTTGCCGGACAATCTAATATGGAATTTTATCTGTGCGGAGAAAAAAGCGGAAATGAACTATTAAATACTAAGGAAGGTAAGAAGAAGTCAACTACTGATAAAATCAGAATGATAAATATGTATAATATCGGATATATGGGAGCAGCAGGTGAAGTTGAGAATGTTCCGCTAAACGACTGGAACGAATATTGGACAGAACTCACGCCTGACAGAGTTTCTTATATGTCTGCAATAGCATATTATTTTTCCCAGGGAATAAAAGACCGATATGACCGTAATGTAGGAATAATCAGTGTAGCGGTCGGAGATACCGAAATTAATCAATGGTATCCAAGAGGAGAGAGTTTTGGAAAATTTACAGGTGACAGCGGAAAGCTGTACAATAACCGTATATATCCATTTACTAATCAGAAAATAAAAGGTATTTTATGGTATCAAGGTGAAGCGGATAATTACAGAACTAATATGAATGCTGAGGAATACAGCGACGCGATGGCCGGATTAATTGATCTGTACAGACAAAAATGGAGCAGTGAAGATTTGCCGTTTTATTATGTTCAATTAACAAGATATGAAACGAAGGATGCAAGTGAAATTCGAGAAGGGCAGCGCATAGCCCTCCAAAAAGTGAGAAATAAAAAGAATGTAGGAATGTTTGGTCTGCTTGATATAATCGGACGGTATGACCAAGGAGAAGGATGTGCAAGAACCGATATTCATCCATGGCAGAAAGAAGTAGTGGCAGATAGATTTCTTGATTATGTAGGACATGATATATACAAGGATTCAGAAGCCAATACTTCGGGACCTGTATATCAGTCTAAGCAGAAAATTGATAATACCATAGTTCTGACTTTTAAACATAAAGGGAAGTTAAAAGTTATGGATAAAAGTCAATATGCTGATTCTGTCTGCGAGCAAAAAATATCAGCTTCATCTACAGATACTAGCATTTTGCATGAATTCTGGATTTCTGATGAGAATGGCAAATTTTATCCGGCAAATGCAAGAATTGAAAATGATAAAGTTGTCGTATGGAGCGACAGCGTTTTTAATCCTACAGATGTTATGTATGCTTGGGGAGCGTATCCCGAAATGCCAAATTTAACTGATGATTCAGGACTTCCTGCAGTAACTTTTAATACATATAACGGAAGTGAAGTTTTATAG
- the rsxC gene encoding electron transport complex subunit RsxC, whose protein sequence is MLKTFRGGVHPNDMKEPTAGKAIVELDPSQEMVYPVAQHIGAPASPIVEVGDIVYAGQKIAEAGGFVSACIHSSVSGTVKAIEKRLHPNGLMVNSIVIEDDGQDTIYPNLKGCDDYTQLSPKEIIEIIKEAGIVGLGGATFPTHVKLSPPPEAKIDYVIVNAAECEPYLTSDYRTMLEIPEQIIGGLKIVMHIFGLKDGYIGIEDNKELAIETMNALAAKSKDVDIHVEKLKTKYPQGGEKQLINAITGRKVGPGQLPYQVGAIVCNVDTCRAIYQAVKRGLPVMTRVVTTGGDCVKNPGNYKVRIGTSLKDVIEQTGGFVQEPTKLIMGGPMMGMAIPTLDVPAVKGTSGLLAFGPDLAYGFEENACLRCGKCVYACPMKLLPNRLDEAARADDFKALEKLNIADCIECGSCAFSCPSKRRQVQQIKVAKVKLRAAQQRNK, encoded by the coding sequence ATGTTGAAAACATTTCGTGGCGGTGTTCATCCAAACGATATGAAAGAGCCAACAGCCGGAAAGGCTATCGTTGAACTTGATCCGTCGCAGGAAATGGTTTATCCTGTTGCCCAGCATATAGGAGCGCCTGCAAGTCCGATTGTCGAGGTTGGTGATATCGTTTATGCAGGGCAGAAGATTGCAGAAGCCGGAGGATTTGTGTCTGCCTGTATTCATTCATCTGTATCAGGCACGGTTAAAGCGATTGAAAAGAGGCTTCATCCAAATGGATTAATGGTTAATTCAATAGTTATTGAGGATGACGGACAGGATACTATTTATCCTAACTTAAAGGGCTGTGATGATTATACACAGCTTTCGCCTAAGGAAATAATTGAAATTATAAAAGAAGCGGGGATCGTTGGTCTTGGCGGAGCTACCTTCCCAACACATGTTAAACTGTCGCCGCCTCCGGAAGCTAAAATAGATTATGTAATAGTTAATGCCGCTGAGTGCGAACCATATTTAACATCGGATTATAGAACGATGCTTGAAATACCTGAACAGATTATTGGCGGATTAAAAATAGTAATGCATATTTTTGGATTAAAAGATGGTTACATAGGTATTGAAGATAACAAAGAGCTAGCGATTGAGACGATGAATGCTCTTGCGGCAAAATCTAAAGATGTTGATATTCATGTGGAAAAATTAAAAACCAAATATCCGCAGGGCGGTGAAAAACAGCTTATTAATGCCATAACCGGCCGAAAAGTAGGACCGGGACAGCTTCCATATCAGGTTGGCGCCATTGTGTGCAATGTTGATACTTGCAGAGCTATTTATCAGGCTGTTAAAAGAGGTTTGCCGGTTATGACAAGGGTGGTAACAACCGGCGGTGACTGTGTTAAAAATCCAGGAAATTACAAAGTTCGTATCGGCACCTCCCTTAAAGATGTTATTGAGCAAACGGGTGGATTTGTACAAGAGCCGACCAAGCTGATAATGGGAGGTCCTATGATGGGGATGGCTATCCCTACACTTGATGTGCCGGCGGTTAAAGGCACGTCCGGTCTTTTAGCTTTTGGCCCGGATTTGGCTTATGGTTTTGAAGAAAACGCTTGTCTCAGATGTGGTAAATGTGTTTATGCCTGTCCTATGAAATTGCTGCCGAATAGGCTTGATGAGGCGGCGAGAGCAGATGATTTTAAAGCACTGGAGAAGTTGAATATTGCAGATTGTATTGAGTGTGGAAGCTGCGCGTTCAGTTGTCCTTCAAAACGCAGACAGGTTCAGCAGATAAAGGTGGCAAAAGTTAAGCTTCGTGCCGCACAGCAAAGAAATAAATAA
- a CDS encoding RnfABCDGE type electron transport complex subunit D — MDNLLVVSHSPHISGNDTVRKTMLDVIIALIPALLAGVLVFGYRAAVVTVISVLACVLFEWLWNKILNKPTTVGDFSAIVTGMLLAFNMPVTIPLWMVVIGAFFAIIIVKQFFGGLGHNFMNPALAARAFLLASWALAMTTWVAPHTAVPLWNTADVVTSATPLAAYAGTEGASQLPSYFNLFIGNVGGCIGETSALAILIGGAYLLIKKVIRLRIPLAYLLTLALGTWIFAGPDGFFTGDALYQVLAGGVMLGAFFMATDYTTTPYTPVGQIIFGIGCGVITVLIRVWGGYPEGCSYSILLMNIVTPLIDRITAPKRYGASRKRKEAQV; from the coding sequence TTGGATAATTTACTTGTTGTTTCACATTCCCCGCATATATCAGGTAATGATACGGTCAGAAAAACAATGCTTGATGTTATAATTGCTTTGATTCCGGCATTGCTTGCAGGGGTTTTGGTTTTTGGGTATAGGGCTGCGGTCGTCACTGTTATCAGTGTTTTGGCATGCGTCTTATTTGAGTGGTTATGGAATAAGATATTAAATAAACCAACTACTGTTGGTGACTTCAGCGCTATTGTAACAGGTATGCTTTTGGCCTTTAATATGCCGGTTACAATTCCGCTTTGGATGGTTGTTATAGGAGCATTTTTTGCCATTATAATTGTTAAGCAATTTTTTGGCGGTCTTGGTCATAATTTTATGAACCCTGCCCTGGCTGCAAGAGCGTTTTTGCTGGCGTCGTGGGCATTAGCGATGACTACATGGGTTGCTCCGCATACAGCTGTTCCGCTTTGGAATACTGCAGATGTTGTGACATCAGCGACACCGCTTGCAGCATATGCAGGAACCGAAGGAGCTTCTCAGCTTCCAAGCTATTTTAATTTATTTATTGGAAACGTTGGCGGATGTATTGGAGAGACTTCAGCTTTGGCAATTTTAATCGGCGGAGCCTATCTCCTTATTAAAAAAGTTATAAGATTAAGAATCCCGCTTGCATATCTTTTGACATTAGCTCTTGGAACTTGGATATTTGCCGGTCCGGATGGATTTTTTACAGGAGACGCTTTGTATCAGGTTCTTGCCGGCGGCGTAATGCTGGGAGCTTTCTTTATGGCAACGGACTATACTACTACTCCATATACTCCTGTCGGTCAAATTATTTTTGGTATCGGCTGCGGAGTAATAACTGTTTTAATCAGAGTGTGGGGCGGATATCCGGAAGGCTGCTCATACTCGATTCTTCTTATGAATATTGTTACGCCTTTAATTGACAGAATCACAGCACCAAAACGTTATGGTGCCTCAAGAAAAAGAAAGGAGGCACAAGTATAA
- a CDS encoding RnfABCDGE type electron transport complex subunit G, with amino-acid sequence MKETATLTIKLLLITAIVAALLGGVNMVTSPIIAKNTEAAFNENMKELLPEADKFEKDGTKLPEPESGVTVDGIYAGMLNDGTIVGYVASAVCGEGYGGDIVVMVGIDSECKVTKAKVTEMSETPGLGAKSQSDWIDQYTGLGQDIQVDKNGSAASAEYKVEAISGATITSKAVTKAVNASLDAARVVIDDNNIPPAEEVQNNENSDQNQVEEGQPSAESETIDSEAEVSQEDSETNREEPADSDEDVEGGAAE; translated from the coding sequence ATGAAAGAGACAGCTACTCTTACTATAAAGTTGCTTTTGATAACTGCGATTGTGGCAGCTCTGCTTGGCGGTGTAAATATGGTAACATCACCTATAATCGCTAAAAATACTGAGGCTGCTTTTAATGAGAATATGAAAGAACTGCTTCCTGAAGCAGATAAGTTTGAAAAGGACGGTACAAAACTGCCTGAACCTGAATCCGGTGTAACTGTTGACGGTATATATGCCGGTATGCTAAATGACGGTACTATAGTTGGATATGTCGCAAGTGCTGTATGCGGAGAAGGCTACGGCGGTGATATAGTTGTGATGGTAGGAATTGATTCAGAATGTAAGGTAACAAAAGCTAAAGTTACGGAAATGAGTGAAACCCCGGGACTTGGAGCAAAAAGTCAGTCTGATTGGATAGACCAGTATACAGGTTTGGGTCAGGATATACAAGTTGATAAGAATGGAAGCGCTGCATCAGCAGAATACAAGGTTGAAGCTATATCAGGCGCAACTATTACTTCAAAAGCCGTTACAAAAGCTGTAAACGCTTCTCTTGACGCCGCACGCGTGGTTATTGATGATAATAATATTCCGCCGGCTGAAGAAGTGCAAAATAATGAAAATTCGGATCAAAATCAAGTTGAGGAAGGTCAGCCAAGTGCTGAATCTGAAACAATAGATTCTGAAGCAGAAGTTAGTCAGGAAGATTCTGAAACTAATAGAGAAGAACCGGCTGACAGTGATGAAGATGTTGAAGGGGGTGCGGCAGAATGA
- the rsxE gene encoding electron transport complex subunit RsxE encodes MKQNTYFKTFLNGLLYENPSFVLFLGMCPTLAVTTGVVNAIGMGLSTTAVLICSNIVISLLRKFIPDKIRIAAYIVIIAGFVTVVQMLMNAYVPALSSSLGIYIPLIVVNCIILGRAEAFANKNSVGKSMFDGLGMGLGFTAALILISAVREILGAGTFAGISLFGSGFQPVSIMILPPGAFLTLGCLLAVINIIVMKRKKKKTALNSSDEKEGI; translated from the coding sequence ATGAAGCAAAATACATATTTTAAAACTTTCCTGAATGGATTGCTTTATGAAAATCCTTCGTTTGTATTATTTCTAGGTATGTGTCCTACTCTTGCCGTTACAACCGGAGTTGTTAACGCTATCGGAATGGGTCTTTCAACTACGGCGGTTTTGATTTGTTCGAATATCGTTATATCGCTTTTGAGAAAGTTTATACCAGACAAGATAAGAATAGCGGCTTATATAGTTATAATAGCCGGTTTCGTAACAGTTGTTCAAATGCTTATGAACGCTTATGTTCCTGCTCTGTCAAGCAGTCTTGGAATTTACATTCCTTTGATTGTTGTTAACTGTATAATTTTAGGAAGAGCTGAAGCGTTTGCCAATAAAAATTCTGTTGGTAAATCAATGTTTGATGGATTAGGTATGGGTCTTGGTTTTACAGCCGCTCTTATTTTAATCTCAGCAGTAAGAGAAATTCTAGGAGCCGGAACATTTGCCGGTATTTCATTGTTTGGCAGCGGATTTCAGCCGGTTTCCATTATGATACTTCCTCCGGGAGCATTCTTGACGCTAGGTTGTCTGCTTGCGGTAATTAATATAATTGTTATGAAAAGGAAAAAGAAAAAAACTGCTCTGAATTCGTCAGATGAAAAGGAGGGCATATAA
- the rsxA gene encoding electron transport complex subunit RsxA yields the protein MVADLLVISIGAILINNFVLVQFLGICPFLGVSKKVDTSVGMGFAVVFVMACASIITWCVQYYLLVPFHLEYLQTIAFILVIAVLVQFVEMFLKKSIPSLYSSLGVYLPLITTNCAVLGVAIQNITKFGGTDMSFLKSVVYGVSAGIGFTIAIVLFAGVRERLESSNVPKFLKGMPITLVTAALLSIAFLGFSGLSF from the coding sequence ATGGTTGCAGATTTATTGGTAATCAGTATAGGCGCTATACTTATAAATAATTTTGTATTAGTTCAGTTTTTAGGAATATGTCCTTTCCTAGGAGTGTCAAAAAAGGTTGATACATCTGTTGGTATGGGGTTTGCCGTTGTGTTTGTTATGGCATGCGCGTCAATAATAACATGGTGTGTTCAATATTATTTGTTGGTTCCGTTCCATCTGGAATATTTACAGACGATAGCGTTTATTTTAGTTATAGCTGTGCTTGTGCAGTTTGTTGAGATGTTTTTGAAAAAGTCTATTCCGTCTTTATATAGCTCACTTGGCGTTTATTTGCCGCTTATTACTACAAACTGTGCGGTGCTTGGTGTAGCTATACAAAATATAACTAAGTTCGGCGGAACAGATATGAGTTTTTTGAAGTCGGTGGTTTATGGTGTTTCAGCTGGTATTGGATTCACCATAGCTATTGTATTGTTTGCAGGTGTACGAGAGAGATTAGAAAGTTCAAACGTTCCCAAATTCCTGAAAGGTATGCCGATTACGCTCGTAACGGCGGCGCTTCTTTCGATTGCCTTCCTCGGATTTTCGGGATTAAGTTTCTAA